A window of the Thunnus albacares chromosome 15, fThuAlb1.1, whole genome shotgun sequence genome harbors these coding sequences:
- the snapc1b gene encoding snRNA-activating protein complex subunit 1b, translated as MDFCRKQVKSDCEELLSRFQTTESVRFQLFSDIWREMKFEQIFYGTMKHEKRMFSRLVLDTAYRYFLPPFSFQIRVGGLYLLYSLFHCQTASPSEQIRLSLKDWEDVKKFEKDAVNAQHFDVTFILRQMMFHKAFHFTAMPTLLVFKKKRKIEGSPLCEEFMERTSRPQELINTELLEELSNIHDLYEKMKVSVASSSEQAPSSVNLIRKDLVPQLRGTVVDFYKWQQRKDETDDDEDSGEGTSSQQECSRRAELVASIKSKAYGNAAEASKSRRHRQVEVDFTSSEAGPALTLSHSRTSRPSLKARTNESVFITGDLWKEAMTSTQINCLTTLDSVPEEKPKQYKRFKW; from the exons ATGGATTTCTGCAGGAAACAGGTGAAGTCAGACTGTGAGGAGTTGCTGAGCCGCTTCCAGACGACCGAGTCTGTCCGCTTCCAGCTGTTCTCCGACATCTGGAGAGAAATGAAGTTCGAACAGATATTCTA CGGCACTATGAAGCATGAGAAGCGAATGTTCAGTCGTCTGGTTCTGGACACGGCCTACAGGTACTTCCTGCCTCCGTTCAGCTTCCAGATCAGAGTTGGAGGACTTTATCTGCTGTACAGCCTGTTTCACTGCCAGACTGCGTCGCCCTCGGAGCAG ATCCGTCTGTCGCTGAAGGACTGGGAGGACGTGAAGAAGTTTGAGAAGGACGCTGTGAACGCTCAGCACTTTGACGTCACCTTCATCCTCCGACAGATGATGTTCCACAAAGCGTTCCACTTCACCGCCATGCCCACTCTG CTTGTGTttaagaaaaagaggaagatcGAGGGGTCGCCATTGTGTGAGGAGTTCATGGAGCGAACGTCTCGTCCACAGGAGCTGATCAACACggagctgctggag GAACTGTCCAACATTCACGATCTCTACGAGAAGATGAAGGTTTCTGTCGCTTCATCGTCAGAACAGGCGCCTTCATCTGTCAACCTGATCAGGAAAGACCTCGTCCCTCAGCTACGCGGCACCGTGGTGGATTTCTACAAGTGGCAGCAGAGGAAG GATGAGACCGATGACGATGAAGACAGCGGCGAGGGAACGTCTTCTCAGCAGGAG TGCTCCAGAAGAGCCGAGCTCGTCGCCTCCATCAAGTCGAAGGCGTACGGAAACGCGGCAGAG GCCTCCAAGTCCCGGCGTCATCGTCAGGTCGAGGTGGATTTCACCAGCAGCGAGGCCGGTCCCGCGCTCACGTTAAGTCACTCCAGGACGAGCAGACCGTCACTCAAAGCCAGAACCAATGAAAGTGTGTTCATCACAG GTGACCTGTGGAAAGAAGCCATGACGTCCACTCAGATCAACTGTCTCACCACACTGGACTCTGTTCCTGAAG aaaaaccaaaacagtacaAAAGATTCAAGTGGTGA